A single region of the Streptomyces vilmorinianum genome encodes:
- a CDS encoding DUF2199 domain-containing protein — protein sequence MNYTAEAPAVWDPTFADADDCLLSSDQCVIQAQHYFVKGLIEIPVIGSDEVFSWGAWVSLSRENFSRAADLWDTPGRESEKPYFGWLTTDLPVYSPTTLNLKTNVHTRPIGQRPFIELEPTDHPLAVEQRTGITQDRVREIAAAVLHPSRGRRQQ from the coding sequence ATGAACTACACGGCCGAGGCCCCAGCTGTCTGGGATCCGACCTTCGCTGACGCCGACGACTGCCTGCTCTCGTCAGACCAGTGTGTGATCCAGGCGCAGCACTACTTCGTCAAAGGCCTGATCGAGATACCGGTGATCGGTAGCGACGAGGTGTTCTCCTGGGGTGCCTGGGTGTCTCTCAGTCGCGAGAACTTCTCCCGCGCGGCGGACCTGTGGGACACGCCAGGCCGGGAGTCCGAGAAGCCGTACTTCGGCTGGCTCACAACCGACCTGCCGGTCTACTCGCCCACGACCCTCAACCTCAAGACCAACGTCCACACCCGCCCGATCGGCCAGCGTCCCTTCATCGAGCTCGAACCTACCGACCACCCTCTCGCCGTTGAACAGCGAACGGGGATCACCCAGGACCGCGTACGGGAGATCGCCGCGGCCGTGCTGCACCCCTCCCGCGGCAGGAGGCAGCAGTGA
- the argC gene encoding N-acetyl-gamma-glutamyl-phosphate reductase, giving the protein MTVRAAVAGASGYAGGELLRLLLTHPHVEIGTLTGHSNAGQQLGGLQPHLLPLADRVLAPTTAEALVGHDVVFLALPHGQSAAVAEQLGPDVLVVDMGADFRLKDSADWEAFYGSPHAGTWPYGLPELPGARAALEGSKRIAVPGCFPTAVSLALFPAYENGLAEPEAVIVAATGTSGAGKALKPHLLGSEVMGNVSPYGVGGGHRHTPEMIQNLSALAGERVGVSFTPTLVPMPRGILATCSAQAKPGTTAETVRAAYEKAFADEPFVHLLPEGRWPSTASVQGSNAVSIQVAYDEAVNRIIAISAIDNLTKGTAGGAVQSMNIALGLPEDTGLSTIGVAP; this is encoded by the coding sequence ATGACGGTACGAGCAGCGGTGGCAGGTGCGAGCGGGTACGCGGGCGGAGAGCTCCTGCGACTCCTCCTCACCCACCCCCACGTCGAGATCGGCACGCTGACCGGCCACTCGAACGCCGGCCAGCAGCTCGGCGGCCTCCAGCCGCACCTCCTCCCGCTCGCGGACCGCGTCCTCGCGCCCACCACCGCCGAGGCGCTCGTGGGACACGACGTCGTCTTCCTCGCGCTCCCGCACGGGCAGTCCGCCGCCGTCGCCGAGCAGCTCGGCCCGGACGTCCTCGTCGTCGACATGGGCGCCGACTTCCGGCTCAAGGACTCCGCTGACTGGGAGGCGTTCTACGGCTCCCCGCACGCCGGCACCTGGCCCTACGGCCTGCCCGAACTGCCGGGCGCCCGCGCCGCGCTGGAGGGGTCCAAGCGCATCGCGGTGCCCGGCTGCTTCCCCACCGCCGTCTCCCTCGCGCTCTTCCCCGCGTACGAGAACGGTCTCGCCGAGCCCGAGGCCGTGATCGTCGCCGCCACCGGCACCTCCGGCGCGGGCAAGGCCCTCAAGCCGCACCTGCTCGGCAGCGAGGTCATGGGCAACGTCTCCCCGTACGGCGTCGGCGGCGGGCACCGGCACACCCCCGAGATGATCCAGAACCTCAGCGCTCTGGCCGGCGAGCGGGTCGGCGTGTCCTTCACCCCGACCCTCGTCCCGATGCCCCGCGGCATCCTCGCCACCTGCTCCGCGCAGGCGAAGCCGGGCACGACGGCCGAGACCGTACGGGCCGCGTACGAGAAGGCCTTCGCGGACGAGCCCTTCGTCCACCTGCTCCCCGAGGGCCGGTGGCCCTCCACGGCGTCCGTCCAGGGTTCCAACGCCGTATCGATCCAGGTCGCGTACGACGAGGCCGTGAACCGGATCATCGCGATCAGCGCCATCGACAACCTCACCAAGGGCACCGCCGGCGGCGCGGTGCAGAGCATGAACATCGCCCTCGGGCTCCCCGAGGACACCGGACTTTCCACGATTGGAGTCGCTCCATGA
- the argJ gene encoding bifunctional glutamate N-acetyltransferase/amino-acid acetyltransferase ArgJ, whose product MSVTAAKGFTAAGIAAGIKENGNPDLALVVNTGPRRAAAGVFTSNRVKAAPVLWSQQVLATGELTAVVLNSGGANACTGPQGFQDTHATAEKVAEVLNIGAGEVAVASTGLIGLLLPMDKVLPGVEKAASELSEHGGEKAAIAIKTTDTVHKTSVVAKDGWTVGGMAKGAGMLAPGLATMLVVLTTDADVESKALDQALRQSTKVTFDRVDSDGCMSTNDTVLLLASGASGITPAYEEFAAAVTSVCEDLARQLIGDAEGASKDIRIEVINAETEDDAVEVGRSIARNNLLKCAIHGEDPNWGRVLSAIGTTQATFEPDELNVAINGVWVCRNGSVGEDRDLVDMRYREVTITADLAAGSESAVIWANDLTADYVHENSAYSS is encoded by the coding sequence ATGAGCGTCACCGCAGCGAAGGGATTCACGGCAGCGGGCATCGCCGCCGGAATCAAGGAGAACGGCAACCCGGACCTGGCCCTCGTGGTCAACACCGGGCCGCGCCGCGCCGCCGCGGGAGTCTTCACCTCCAACCGCGTCAAGGCCGCCCCCGTCCTGTGGTCCCAGCAGGTCCTCGCCACCGGCGAGCTGACCGCCGTCGTCCTCAACTCCGGCGGCGCCAACGCCTGCACCGGACCCCAGGGCTTCCAGGACACCCACGCCACCGCCGAGAAGGTCGCCGAGGTCCTGAACATCGGCGCGGGCGAGGTGGCCGTCGCCTCCACCGGCCTCATCGGCCTCCTGCTCCCCATGGACAAGGTCCTGCCCGGCGTCGAGAAGGCCGCGAGCGAGCTCTCCGAGCACGGCGGCGAGAAGGCCGCCATCGCCATCAAGACCACCGACACCGTCCACAAGACGTCCGTCGTCGCCAAGGACGGCTGGACCGTCGGCGGCATGGCCAAGGGCGCGGGCATGCTCGCCCCCGGCCTCGCCACCATGCTCGTCGTCCTCACCACCGACGCCGACGTCGAGAGCAAGGCCCTCGACCAGGCGCTGCGGCAGTCCACCAAGGTCACCTTCGACCGGGTCGACTCCGACGGCTGCATGTCCACGAACGACACCGTCCTCCTCCTCGCCTCCGGCGCCTCCGGCATCACCCCGGCGTACGAGGAGTTCGCCGCGGCCGTGACGAGCGTCTGCGAGGACCTCGCCCGCCAGCTCATCGGCGACGCCGAGGGCGCCAGCAAGGACATCCGTATCGAGGTGATCAACGCCGAGACCGAGGACGACGCCGTCGAGGTGGGCCGCTCCATCGCCCGTAACAACCTCCTCAAGTGCGCCATCCACGGCGAGGACCCCAACTGGGGCCGGGTGCTCTCCGCCATCGGCACGACGCAGGCCACCTTCGAGCCCGACGAGCTCAACGTCGCCATCAACGGCGTCTGGGTCTGCAGGAACGGCTCGGTCGGCGAGGACCGCGACCTCGTCGACATGCGCTACCGGGAGGTCACGATCACCGCCGACCTCGCCGCCGGGTCCGAGTCCGCCGTCATCTGGGCCAACGACCTGACCGCCGACTACGTCCACGAGAACAGCGCGTACTCCTCATGA
- the argB gene encoding acetylglutamate kinase: MTSTRKHTALPKAQILIEALPWLTRHHGKTVVIKFGGNAMIDEELKAAFAQDVVFLRHAGLKPVVVHGGGPQISAALDQAGLVSEFKAGLRVTTPEAMDVVRMVLAGQVQRELVGLLNQHGPFAVGMTGEDAHTITATKHQPVIAGEQVDIGRVGEITAIDTGAIEALLEDGRIPVISSIARSQDDGHVYNVNADTAAAALAAALDAETLMVLTDVEGLYEDWPNSDEVISRLTASQLEKLLPELSSGMVPKMEGCLHAVRNGVTTARVIDGRVQHSILLEIFTDEGIGTMVVPDEETGESS, translated from the coding sequence ATGACCAGTACCCGTAAGCACACCGCGCTCCCGAAGGCCCAGATCCTCATCGAGGCCCTGCCCTGGCTGACCCGCCACCACGGCAAGACCGTCGTCATCAAGTTCGGCGGCAACGCCATGATCGACGAGGAGCTCAAGGCCGCCTTCGCCCAGGACGTCGTCTTCCTGCGCCACGCCGGCCTCAAGCCGGTCGTCGTGCACGGCGGCGGCCCCCAGATCAGCGCCGCGCTCGACCAGGCCGGCCTGGTCAGCGAGTTCAAGGCCGGCCTCAGGGTCACCACCCCCGAGGCGATGGACGTCGTACGGATGGTCCTCGCCGGCCAGGTCCAGCGCGAGCTCGTCGGGCTGCTCAACCAGCACGGCCCGTTCGCCGTCGGCATGACCGGCGAGGACGCGCACACCATCACGGCCACCAAGCACCAGCCGGTCATCGCGGGCGAACAGGTCGACATCGGCCGGGTCGGCGAGATCACCGCGATCGACACCGGCGCCATCGAGGCGCTCCTGGAGGACGGCCGGATCCCGGTCATCTCCTCCATCGCCCGTTCCCAGGACGACGGACATGTCTACAACGTCAATGCTGATACGGCGGCTGCGGCTCTCGCTGCGGCGCTGGACGCCGAGACCCTGATGGTCCTGACCGACGTCGAGGGCCTCTACGAGGACTGGCCGAACAGCGACGAGGTCATCAGCCGGCTCACCGCGAGCCAGCTGGAGAAGCTGCTGCCCGAGCTCTCCAGCGGAATGGTCCCCAAGATGGAGGGCTGTCTGCACGCCGTGCGGAACGGGGTCACCACGGCCCGCGTGATCGACGGCCGGGTGCAGCACTCGATCCTGCTGGAGATCTTCACCGACGAGGGCATCGGCACGATGGTCGTGCCCGACGAGGAGACGGGGGAATCGTCATGA
- a CDS encoding acetylornithine transaminase, protein MTNAELTQRWQGSLMDNYGTPRLSLVRGEGVKVWDADGKEYVDFVGGIAVNALGHAHPAIVEAVSRQIASLGHVSNLFVAEPPVALAERLLQLFGRPGKVFFCNSGAEANEGAFKIGRLTGRTHMVATQGGFHGRTMGALALTGQPGKQTPFLPLPGDVTHVPYGDVEALRAAVTEETALVIIEPIQGENGVVVPPVGYLQAAREITRATGTLLVLDEVQTGIGRTGHWFEHQGHQGVDPDIVTLAKGLGGGLPLGATVAFGAAAELFKPGHHGTTFGGNPVACAAGLAVLDTLGTGGTLDEVKRLGEKLRAGIEGLRHPLVSHVRGAGLLLGIVLTESLAPQVQQAAQDAGLLVNAPAPDVVRLMPALIITDAEVDAFLAALPGVLDEAVNGEGRTGE, encoded by the coding sequence ATGACCAACGCGGAACTGACCCAGCGGTGGCAAGGCTCGCTGATGGACAACTACGGCACGCCCCGGCTGTCCCTCGTCCGCGGCGAGGGCGTCAAGGTCTGGGACGCCGACGGCAAGGAGTACGTCGACTTCGTCGGCGGCATCGCCGTCAACGCGCTCGGCCACGCCCACCCGGCGATCGTCGAGGCCGTCTCGCGGCAGATCGCGTCCCTGGGCCATGTCTCCAACCTCTTCGTCGCCGAGCCGCCCGTGGCCCTCGCCGAGCGGCTGCTGCAGCTCTTCGGCCGCCCCGGCAAGGTCTTCTTCTGCAACTCCGGCGCCGAGGCCAACGAAGGCGCCTTCAAGATCGGCCGGCTGACCGGCCGGACCCACATGGTCGCCACCCAGGGCGGCTTCCACGGCCGGACCATGGGCGCGCTCGCGCTGACCGGCCAGCCCGGCAAGCAGACCCCGTTCCTGCCGCTGCCCGGCGACGTCACGCATGTCCCGTACGGAGACGTCGAGGCCCTGCGCGCCGCGGTCACCGAGGAGACGGCTCTCGTGATCATCGAGCCGATCCAGGGCGAGAACGGCGTCGTCGTCCCGCCCGTCGGCTACCTCCAGGCCGCCCGCGAGATCACCCGCGCCACCGGCACCCTCCTCGTCCTCGACGAGGTCCAGACGGGCATCGGGCGGACCGGGCACTGGTTCGAGCACCAGGGGCACCAGGGGGTGGACCCCGACATCGTCACCCTCGCCAAGGGCCTCGGCGGCGGCCTGCCGCTCGGCGCGACCGTCGCCTTCGGCGCGGCGGCCGAGCTGTTCAAGCCCGGACACCACGGCACCACCTTCGGCGGGAACCCGGTCGCCTGCGCCGCCGGACTGGCCGTCCTCGACACCCTCGGCACCGGCGGAACCCTCGACGAGGTCAAGCGGCTCGGCGAGAAGCTGCGCGCCGGAATCGAGGGTCTGCGGCACCCGCTGGTCTCCCATGTCCGTGGGGCGGGCCTCCTGCTGGGTATCGTGCTCACCGAGTCCCTCGCACCCCAGGTGCAGCAGGCGGCTCAGGACGCCGGTCTCCTGGTGAACGCGCCCGCCCCCGATGTCGTACGGCTCATGCCGGCACTGATCATCACCGACGCGGAGGTGGACGCATTCCTGGCAGCGCTGCCCGGTGTCCTCGACGAAGCGGTGAACGGGGAAGGACGAACCGGAGAATGA
- a CDS encoding arginine repressor has protein sequence MTDAQETEHGGPSVPQTRTARHRRIVDILNRQPVRSQSQLAKLLADDGLSVTQATLSRDLDELGAVKIRNTGGELIYAVPSEGGFRTPQAPLGESAKEERMRRLSGELLISAEASANLVVLRTPPGAAQFLASAIDQAELQAILGTIAGDDTLLLISRDPAGGQALADHLLRLAQNDR, from the coding sequence ATGACCGACGCGCAGGAAACCGAGCACGGCGGGCCGTCCGTTCCGCAGACCCGTACCGCACGCCACCGCAGGATCGTCGACATCCTCAACCGGCAGCCGGTGCGCTCACAGAGCCAGCTGGCCAAGCTCCTCGCGGACGACGGGCTGAGCGTCACCCAGGCGACGCTCTCCCGCGACCTCGACGAGCTCGGCGCGGTGAAGATCCGCAACACGGGCGGCGAGCTGATCTACGCGGTGCCCAGCGAGGGCGGATTCCGCACCCCGCAGGCGCCGCTCGGCGAGTCCGCCAAGGAGGAGCGCATGCGGCGCCTCTCCGGCGAACTGCTGATCTCCGCCGAGGCCTCGGCCAACCTGGTGGTCCTGCGGACCCCGCCGGGAGCGGCCCAGTTCCTCGCGTCGGCCATCGACCAGGCCGAACTCCAGGCGATCCTCGGCACGATCGCGGGTGACGACACACTGCTGCTGATCTCCCGCGACCCGGCCGGCGGCCAGGCGCTCGCCGACCACCTGCTGCGGCTCGCCCAGAACGACCGCTAG
- a CDS encoding L,D-transpeptidase family protein, which yields MRTVLALGAVLASLAAAPAPAAARAPAPGSQLITAEAATAKSTTGTVTWWDRRGGRWVKAGSAPARFGAKGLVEGHRRRQGTNTTPTGLYSLPYAFGIKKAPGGTAYRYVRVTDRSWWCQDNDSRAYNRWVEDLPRDCRAAEAERLVSYGKQYAHALVIGFNYDRPVRGRGAGIFLHVNGRGATAGCVSVPAGAMRRILDWADPARHPRIAIGTRSGPTAISRYEPR from the coding sequence ATGCGCACCGTTCTCGCCCTCGGGGCCGTCCTCGCCTCCCTCGCGGCCGCTCCCGCCCCCGCCGCTGCCCGTGCTCCTGCCCCGGGATCCCAGCTGATCACCGCCGAGGCGGCCACCGCGAAGTCCACGACCGGGACCGTCACCTGGTGGGACCGGCGGGGCGGGCGGTGGGTGAAGGCAGGCTCGGCCCCCGCCCGCTTCGGGGCCAAGGGCCTGGTGGAGGGGCACCGGCGCCGGCAGGGGACGAACACCACGCCGACGGGGCTGTACTCGCTCCCGTACGCGTTCGGGATCAAGAAGGCGCCCGGCGGGACAGCCTACCGCTATGTCCGCGTGACCGACCGGTCCTGGTGGTGTCAGGACAACGACTCCCGCGCCTACAACCGCTGGGTCGAGGACCTCCCGCGCGACTGCCGGGCCGCCGAGGCCGAGCGTCTCGTCTCGTACGGGAAGCAGTACGCGCACGCCCTCGTCATCGGCTTCAACTACGACCGGCCCGTGCGCGGGCGCGGCGCCGGGATCTTTCTGCACGTCAACGGGCGTGGGGCGACGGCCGGTTGTGTGTCCGTACCGGCCGGTGCCATGCGCCGGATCCTCGACTGGGCGGATCCGGCGCGCCACCCGCGGATCGCCATCGGCACGCGGAGCGGACCGACGGCGATCAGCCGGTACGAGCCCCGCTAG